The Patescibacteria group bacterium genome contains a region encoding:
- a CDS encoding DUF4395 family protein — translation MQQCQIHDSSLKFSRAVYGILVLIAVLIHSQWLVLAASILVILGAMSLKLNIAYQFHVLVFKKIFKDKSVLVLKDSGELSFVAGMTGVLLLAGFFWLYYGQTDDYAWIYILIVDFLIFLACFVGFCVATLMYVLLKKFLGNKK, via the coding sequence ATGCAACAATGCCAAATTCATGACAGTTCTTTAAAGTTTTCCCGGGCAGTTTACGGGATTTTAGTTTTAATTGCTGTTTTAATTCATAGTCAATGGCTGGTTTTAGCTGCAAGTATTTTAGTTATTTTAGGCGCCATGTCCCTAAAATTGAATATTGCCTACCAGTTTCATGTCTTGGTTTTTAAAAAAATATTCAAAGACAAATCCGTCTTGGTATTAAAAGATTCAGGAGAATTGAGTTTTGTCGCCGGTATGACCGGCGTATTGCTCTTAGCAGGATTTTTTTGGCTTTATTATGGCCAAACCGATGATTATGCCTGGATTTATATTTTAATCGTTGATTTTTTGATATTCTTGGCTTGTTTTGTCGGCTTTTGCGTGGCGACCTTAATGTATGTTTTACTCAAAAAATTTTTAGGAAATAAAAAATGA